The sequence TGTAAAcaacattatattatatataactaCCTGTAAacaacgttttatatatatatatatatatatatatatatatatatatatataactagctGTAAACAACATCATAGCATGTGTTACTGAGTGGAAGTATTAGTTTGCTGTGCTGGTTATGAAATGAGGGGAGCTCGTGTTGCAACAGTAGATAGAAGTTAGAGGCTGATGGGCCTGATAGATGTAAAGCTGTGAGCTACGTCAGCCTCTCCCTGCACACATAGCTCCTTCCATCTTCCCAGGAATCACAGCTAGGTGTCTGTCTTCCTGGATGTGCATGATGCTGATCCAGACTGCTGAAGTAGGAGGAACTACTGCAgcggcttcatcagaacatcaTTCATGTCCATGTGAACTTCAGCAACCCTGCAGCCACACAGAGTTCGGGGTTCCAACCCGGGGTGGGGGCAGAATAGCAAACTAGCGATCCTGGAAGAATTACTGACGCTCTTCTCGTTTGGCCAACAAGTCCGAGAGCACCACGGGAAGAACCAGAACATTTACTGTCAGCCAGGTCCAAACTAGCCGCACACAGCAGCCTGCTGCTCACCCTGGCGGGACGCCCagtctgctagctagctagctagctacttacatccatccatccgttcattatctgaaccgcttgtcctgcgtATAACATTAGCATGTACATGCTAATGTTATACGCTAATGTTAGCTAAGCAGAGCAGCTGCTAGCATAAGGTTGTCATGCGCAACTATTAGTGTGTGTGCAGCGCTGACTGTAGCAGGACGAACACAGTTAGTGGTGGGTTCGCGCGCTCAGCACAGCTGTCAGTGACGTCACGTGGTGATCACAGACGGCAAAGCGGCTGCGTCACGACAGCCTGGACGTCTCGTGCTCTCTCACTGCGCCGAGTCACGCTCCACCAATCACATCGCTGCATGTGAAGGAGGCGGAGACAAAGCGAACAAACACCAATAGAAACTCTGTTCGTCATGCAGTGGGAGCACGAGGGAGTTAAGCCTTTGTAGAGCCGACGGAAATTATATTTGATTTAAACGCACGTGCAGTTAATATCAAATGAGTGGCAGGGACAATTTTAGGTAATTTCAGAGACACATCGCCACCATGTCCGCCAGGAAATAGACCCATGCATAGACAGACGGATGAGTGACTGAAGGTCTGTTCTGTATCTTTCAGGTCTCTCTCAGCCCACCACCAACCTGGTCGCAGGCTGTCTTCAACTCAATCCCAGAACCTTCCTCCCTGAGCAGACGGCGGAGTTACCGGCTCACCTGCAGGTGGCGGGAGGTTCTCCGTACGGCGGACATTACTCCTACCAGAGCCCTGGCCTGACTCCTGGTCTGCCCAGCCCTCCCTACGGCAGTATGGAGGCCTCCCACATCTTCCACCAGGTCAAGCCGCAGCAGTATGGCAGCGCCCTGGAGCCCTTCTTCGAGAGCATCCTGATCACCGAGTGCTCCAGCCCTGCCTTCGACGGAGCGCCGCTCAGCCCGCCGCTCAGCGTCAACGGGAACTTCTCCTCCTTCAAACACGAGCCCGTCTCCTCCGCAGAATACGACAAGACCTTTGCCTTCAGCATGCACTACGGGGGGGCAGCGGCGGCGGGCGGCCATGCGGCGGCAGCCATCTATGCGGGAAACGCCAACCCGCGGTGCGTGGAGCTGCAGGTGGACGGCCTGATGGGACTGGAGGGGCATCATGAGAGGGTGATGAACTCCCAGCTCAACGCCATCTTCCACGATTCCTGAGGAGGACGAAGAGGAGCAGTTGACTGCCTGACTGAtgggcgagacagacagacagacagacagacagacccagagaaAGGGAGCGTTCTCTATATTATATCGTTACCGTTTAATAACTGTCCGTCCGACAGTCACATATAGACAGTCCAGGATGGATCAGAGCCCTAtttagacagagttagtccagctCCGACTGTGTTCTCGGCCACTGGGAATATGGAACAGTGTTCTCCATGACGTCGCCACGGTGATGCCGGCCACAGTAAAGATCAGCTGACGCAGAATAACTTGTTACCTAGCAACTGCGGCGGCCTGTGGCGGGAGGTCTCTGAGCGGTCACGGACCAACATGGCTGCCGCGAAACAACCGCAGCGAACTCTTTCTCTGTACGGCTCTAGTTCTCGGTTCTGATGATGATGTCATACTGATGATGCAATCTCTTCGTAGACAGCAG comes from Lampris incognitus isolate fLamInc1 chromosome 11, fLamInc1.hap2, whole genome shotgun sequence and encodes:
- the neurod1 gene encoding neurogenic differentiation factor 1, yielding MTKSFPEERAPQAGGQEEASGGEPPRADGAGMETGEEEEDGLQRLEEDEEEEEDAEEEEEEEEEEGENKPKRRGPKKKKMTKARLQRFKMRRMKANARERNRMHGLNDALESLRKVVPCYSKTQKLSKIETLRLAKNYIWALSEILRSGKSPDLMSFVQALCKGLSQPTTNLVAGCLQLNPRTFLPEQTAELPAHLQVAGGSPYGGHYSYQSPGLTPGLPSPPYGSMEASHIFHQVKPQQYGSALEPFFESILITECSSPAFDGAPLSPPLSVNGNFSSFKHEPVSSAEYDKTFAFSMHYGGAAAAGGHAAAAIYAGNANPRCVELQVDGLMGLEGHHERVMNSQLNAIFHDS